The following nucleotide sequence is from bacterium.
CGGGACTCACGGCCGCGGCGACGTATGCGCTGCTCTCGCTGAGCCCGACGGTGCTCGGGCTCGCGGCCAAGGCCGAGCATTTCGTCGTGCTCTGCGTGCTCGCCGGGCTGCTCGTGCTTCCCGGCGTCGGCGCGCGGCGCGGCGCGGGTCGCGCCGCCGTCGCCGGCGCGCTCCTCGGCCTCGCGGTGCTGATGAAGCAGCACGGCGCGGCGTTCGTCGCCTTCGGCGGCGCCTGGATCCTGTGGACGGGCTGGCGGTCCGGCCGCGTGCGCGCGACGCTCGCCGAGGCGGCCGCGTTCACCGCCGGCGCGGCGCTGCCGCTCGCCGCGACCGCGCTTGCGATGTGGCGTGCCGGCGCGTTCGAGCCGTTCTGGTTCTGGACGGTCACCTACGCCCGCGAGTACGCGGTGCTGGTCCCCCTCGGCGTCGGGCTCGGCGAGCTGGCGCGGCAGGCGACGGCCATCGTCGCCGCGTCGCCGGCCCTGTGGCTCCTCGTGCTCCTCGGCGCCACGGCCCCCGCGTGGGACCGCGCCGTCCGCGCGCAGGCGCCGTTCCTCGCCGGGCTCACGCTCGCGTCGTGCGCGGCGATCGTGCCCGGGCTGCGCTTCAGCGAGCACTACTTCGTGATGCTGCTGCCGGCGGCGAGCCTCCTCGCCGGGGCCGGGGTGACCGCGCTCGCGCGGCGCGCAGGCCCCGGCCTCGCCTCCGCCGCGCGCGTCGGCGTGCCGCTCGCCGCGGTGGCGGCGACGCTGCTCCAGGCCCGTGCGACGCTGGTGGCCGAGCCGGTCGCGCTGACGCGCGCGATCTACGGCCGCAACCCGTTCCCCGAGGCGATCGAGGTCGCGCGCTGGCTCGCCGCGCACACCGCGCCCGACGAGCGCGTCGCGGTGATCGGCTCGGAGCCGGAGATCTACTTCCTGGCGGGTCGCCGGGCCGCGACGTCGTACATGTACACGTACCCGCTCATGGAGTCGCACCCGTTCGCGCACGAGATGCAGGACGCGATGATCGCCGAGCTGGAGCGCGCGCGGCCGCGGGTCCTCGTGCTGGTGAACGTCGACACCTCGTGGAGCCGCACGCCGGCGTCGTCGCTGGAGCTCCTCGCCTGGGCCGAGACGACGGTGAACGCCGGGTACGAGCAGGTCGGGCTGATCGAGATCCCGCCCGACGGGGCGGCGGTGTCGCGCTGGGGCGCGGCGGCGCAGGGCGCCGCGCCGCGCACCCCGGCGTTCGTGGCGGTGTTCGAGCGGCGCTGAGGCGCTCAGCGCTTGCCGCCGACCTCGTCGAACATCTCGATCTGCGGGCGTCCCGCCAGGATGCCGCCCATGGCTCCGAAGAAGTGCTGCATCGCCTCGCTCGTGCCGTGCGCGCCGAACGCGGCCTGATCCGTGTACTGCTCGTAGAAGACGTACGTGGTCGGGTCGGCCTGCGAGCGGTAGCAGCGGTAGACGGTGGTGCCGGGCTCGTTGGCCTGCACGTGCTCCACCATCTTCGCGGCCTCGGCCTCGAACGTGGCCTCCTTGCCGGGCT
It contains:
- a CDS encoding glycosyltransferase family 39 protein — encoded protein: MRAWLGLAAICAATVLVRLRLAGMPLERDEGEYAYMGQLILRGEVPYVAAVNMKLPGTYYAYAAVLAAFGETAEAVRVGLLLANLGAIVLLFLLGRRLLDAAAGLTAAATYALLSLSPTVLGLAAKAEHFVVLCVLAGLLVLPGVGARRGAGRAAVAGALLGLAVLMKQHGAAFVAFGGAWILWTGWRSGRVRATLAEAAAFTAGAALPLAATALAMWRAGAFEPFWFWTVTYAREYAVLVPLGVGLGELARQATAIVAASPALWLLVLLGATAPAWDRAVRAQAPFLAGLTLASCAAIVPGLRFSEHYFVMLLPAASLLAGAGVTALARRAGPGLASAARVGVPLAAVAATLLQARATLVAEPVALTRAIYGRNPFPEAIEVARWLAAHTAPDERVAVIGSEPEIYFLAGRRAATSYMYTYPLMESHPFAHEMQDAMIAELERARPRVLVLVNVDTSWSRTPASSLELLAWAETTVNAGYEQVGLIEIPPDGAAVSRWGAAAQGAAPRTPAFVAVFERR
- a CDS encoding antibiotic biosynthesis monooxygenase; its protein translation is MLTVIARLQVQPGKEATFEAEAAKMVEHVQANEPGTTVYRCYRSQADPTTYVFYEQYTDQAAFGAHGTSEAMQHFFGAMGGILAGRPQIEMFDEVGGKR